A region of the Anaeromicrobium sediminis genome:
CAAATTGTCCTACCCGGTAAGGGAACATCCATATATTTCCCATTCCTACTGCCGAACCAATGCACGCTAGAATAAACCCTATTTGGGAATTAAACGTTTCACGATTAGTCGTTTCCCCATTTTTGTCAACAACGTTTTTCACATGGTTATCTGCCATGTATTCACCTCTTTTCATAAGATTTTTCTATTTGCCACAAATTCAATTATATCAAATACAAAGAACACCTGCATCATTATAATGATGCAGGTGTTTTTTTATTACTCCTCTATTGGTTCCAGACTTGCTTGGAAATGTCTAAGAATTGGTGGCTCCCATGTAATTTTATATCCTTTTACTTCACTAGCTCTTTCTTTAATATTAATTAATGCATCTGCCATAATGTCTATATGAGCTTGTGTATACACACGACGTGGAATTGCTAAACGTGTAAACTCAAAGTCAGCATGTAATTGCTCTCCAGTATCAGGATCATTTCCTAACATATAAGATCCAATATCACATGAACGAATTCCGGCTTCTTTATAAAGCTCAATAGCAAGCGCTTGACCTGGAAACTCATTATAAGGAATATGTGGGAACATAGACTTAGCATCTACAAATACACCATGACCACCTACTGGTGATTGATATGCAATCCCTGCTTCATCAAGACGAGCTGCAAGGTATTCCATTTGTCCAATACGATATCTAAGGTAGTTTTCATCAAGTCCTTCATAAAGACCTATTGCTAAACACTCAAGGTCACGACCTGAAAGACCACCATATGTAACGAAACCTTCAAAAGAGATTGTACGACCTTTACAAGCTTGGAATAATTCCTCATCATCTTTGATACCAAGTAAACCACCCATATTTACGATAGTGTCCTTCTTAGCACTCATTGTAAACATGTCCGCATAACTAAATACCTCTTTAATAATCTCTTTTATTGATGTATTCTCATAACCTGGCTCACGTTGTTTTATAAAGAAAGCATTTTCTGCATAACGTGCAGCATCAATGCAGAATTTAATACCATATTTTTTACAAATATCTGCTGTTTCTCTAACGTTTTGAGCAGCTACAGGCTGACCACCTGCAGAGTTATTTGTTATTGTCATGATAACAAGACCAATTTTGTCTGCACCATGTTCTTTTATTAAAGACTCTAATTTCTCAACGTCCATATTTCCTTTGAAAGGTACTCTTTTTGCTGGATCTGCAGCTTCTGGAACTACACAGTCGATAGCTCTTGCTCCAGCTAACTCAACATGTGCTCTTGTTGTATCAAAGTGCATATTAGAGATAGAATATTTTCCCTCTCCCATTAATAGTGCAAAAAGAACCTTCTCAGCTGCACGACCTTGGTGAACCGGTTGGATATACTTATAGCCAAAAATGTCTTGCGCTGCTTCTACTAGTTTGAAGTAACTTGATGCACCTGCATAAGCTTCGTCGCCTTTCATAACGCCAGCCCACTGATCTTGACTCATTGCATTTGTTCCGCTATCTGTCAATAAATCGATATAAACATCTTCTCCTTTAAGATTAAACAGATTATATTTTGCTTCTGCAATCTTTTGTTCTCTTTCCTCTCTAGTAAGCATTTTGATAGTCTCTACCATCTTAATTCTGAATGGTTCTGGTATGTATTTTATTCCCACAATAAAACCCTCCATTTTCTATTTTTATTTTTTTATATTTTTATTTTTTAAACCTAATCATAATGATTTAGGATTTTAGACTATTATAGTTAACTTTCTTATCCATCCCTCGATACAATATTATCACCGTTATAAATTTTCGTCAAGGATTTTTATTAAATATTCTTAATTGTAAGAATATTTAATCATGTCCCCATTGATAATTTGCTAATAATTTAGTGTTTTTTTATTGTTTTTTCATTTCAAGGCTATTCCAGTTCATATTCGCCCGATTTTTTCTATTTGTTTTTATGTTTCACTGCAAATCATCAATATATTTTTTTATCATGATAATAATTTATTTTTATGCCTTTTCTTATAGTATTGCATTTTTTCTATTATCATGATAATGTACTATATATGTTATAGTATATTTTTCCTAAAGCATTTCAATAAGAAGAATAAAAGTAGGTGGATAAAATGAACCAAACTATGCTAAAGCAATATAGCGTTCTTGTAGAATTTTTGGGCAAGACCTTAGGTCCTGACTACGAAGTAGCCCTTCATGATATAGGCGATTATACCAATTCTATAGTAGCCATCGCCAACGGTCATATTAGCGGTCGAACTATTGGCGCTCCAATGACAAATCTAGGCTTAAATGTAATTTCAGATAAAAGCTATAAAAATAAAGACTATAAACTCAACTACAACGGAGTCTCTAAAGATCAAAGGATTTTGAGATCTTCAACCATGTTTATTAAAGATGAGAACGAAGAATTAGTAGGCATGTTATGTATTAACTTTGACGACAAAAGATACGTAGACATTACCAATCAAATATTAAAGTTATGCCATCCTGATGAATTAATTGAACAAAATAGTACTTATGAATCTGTAAGTTCTATTGCAGCTGAAGCTGAAAGTTTCTCGGGTTCCATTACCGAAGTAACCACCAACGCATTAAAAAAAATATCATCAGATAATAACATTCCAATTGATCGCTTAACCCAGGATGAACGCTTACACATCGTAGATATTTTAAACCAGAAGGGTATATTCATGCTAAAAGGTGCCGTAAGTGAAGTTGCAAAACAGCTCCATTGTTCAGAACCCAGTATCTATAGATACCTAAGTAAGCTCAATAAAGTTAAAGAAGATTAAAAAAAAATAATAAAAAAAAGAATCCTTATTTAAAGGATTCTTTTTTTATTCTGGCGCGCCATGAGGGACTCGAACCCCCAACCAACTGGTTCGAAGCCAGCTACTCTATCCGATTGAGCTAATAGCGCATACATTTGTTTTTCATACCGATACATTATATTATAAACAAAGAAAAATACAAATTCAAGACCAAAATTTCTTTTTTACAATATTTTATAACAAACTTTATTTTACCATATTTCCCTACATATAGCATTCCTTTTCTTGCACATTAAAATCTTTAATTATCTTCTTATATTATATTAATATTATCTATAATTCATTCTTTTTTATGCAATAAAAAAGCCCTAAGCCAGTATCCTTAACCAACTTAAGACCTCATGTATGTATTGGAGCGGATGATGAGAATCGAACTCACATAACCAGCTTGGAAGGCTGGAGTTTTACCACTAAACTACATCCGCATACTTTAATCATGAAAATTTTATATTTTGTGTAAATGGTGACCCATCCGCGGCTCGAACGCGGGACACCTTGATTAAAAGTCAAGTGCTCTACCAACTGAGCTAATGGGTCNATTACTGGCTGGGGTAGCAGGACTCGAACCTACGCATGCCAGAATCAAAATCTGGTGCCTTACCGACTTGGCGATACCCCAAGGTAATAATGGGGTGGATGATGGGATTTGAACCCACGCATGCAGGAGCCACAATCCTGTGTCTTAACCACTTGACTACACCCACCATGTTTTTCTTATTCTCTTTTCTAAATCTATATAATGGCGGGTCCACAGGGATTCGAACCCCGGACACACGGCTTAGAAGGCCGTTGCTCTATCCAACTGAGCTATGAACCCACACTAAAACGGTACTGGAGCGGATGATGAGAATCGAACTCACATAACCAGCTTGGAAGGCTGGAGTTTTACCACTAAACTACATCCGCATGCTATTCATCTATATAAAAGTGGTCGGGGTGGCAGGATTTGAACCCGCGGCCCCCTGGTCCCAAACCAGATGCGCTACCAAACTGCGCTACACCCCGCTCTCACTGACGAAGACTAGTATAAAACATATGGAGTTCATAGTCAATAGATATTACAAGCCATTATCCTTATTTAAATAGTTTTTTCTCTGTTTTTCTACCTTTTTCTTCGTTTTCTTATAGAAATTGAATTTTTGTTTTACATTCTAAGAATACGTTTTCCCCTTTTTATATTTTCCATTATAATGGAAAATATTCATATTTTTTCTAATTACTAAAAAAGACTTGAAATTAAAAATTCCAAGCCTTTCCCTTATGTTTTCTAGGTTATATTTCTACAATCCTAGCATTTACACTATCTTCTTCTACATTTAGTATTCCATATGAAGCTTTACTTCCCCTAGGTTTAGTAAGACTTCCTGGATTCATTATTAGTACATCTTTAGCTTGTTCCTTTAAGTTTTTATGAGTATGCCCATATAAGGCCACATCGCAACCTAAACTCTTGGCCTTGTAATATAAATTATTCAGAGTTACTTTCACATTATATTTATGGCCATGAGTAAGTAATAATTTATGACCTTCTATATCTAATACCATTTCATCTTCTGCGTATTCTTCGTAATCACAGTTTCCTCTTATTCCTACCACTTCTAATCCTAATTTATCATTAATATATATGGCATCCTTAAAATTATCACCTAAATGTATACATAAATCTGCTTTTTCTTTTTTCACTATTTTTTCTGCTATAGTCGTATCTCCATGGGTATCACTTAACACTAATATCTTCAAGACTTGGCCTCCTATAACAATTCTGCTAGTTTCTCTCTTAATTTCACTAGTGCATTTGCCCTGTGACTAATCTTATTTTTTATATCTGACCCAAGCTCTGCAAAGGTCTTATCATATCCATCTACTATAAATAGTGGGTCATATCCGAATCCAGATTTACCCCTTTTCTCATATCCTATTTCGCCTACACATTCTCCCCTAACGTGGAACTTTCTTCCATCAGGAAAGGCAACAGATATAACAGATACGAATCTAGCTTTTCTATTTTCTTCATCTTCTAACATTTCAATTAATTTTTTATTATTATCCTCATCTGTAGCATTTTCTCCTGCAAATCTAGCTGAATATACACCAGGCCTATTATCTAGAGCATCTACTTCTAACCCTGAATCATCAGCTATTACTACAGCATTAATTCTACTCATAACTTCTACTGCCTTTTTCATGGAATTTTCTTCAAAAGTTTCTCCATCTTCAACTACTTCTAAATTTCCTAATCCCACTTCATCTAGACTCTTAATATTAATATTAAATTCCTTTAATATGTCACCGATTTCTTCTAGTTTGTGCTTATTTCTCGATGCTAATACCATTTCTTTCATCTTGTTATTCCTCCACAATTCTTCTTAGGCGTATGAAAATAAATACCAAGTCAAAGATGCGACGGATACTTTGCGAAATACGAAGAGTTGGGTTCCGCTGATGGTAGTGCTATCAGTGGGTTCCAAAGATGAAGTAGTTCACAAAATAGACTAGCATACTGACTAGTTATTTATTTGAATATGCCTTACCCTATTAACTCAGCCACTGGACCTAGAGCTTCCCTTTGTATTTCGTTTAATTCTCTATTACCCTTTTCTGCTAATTCTAATAATCTATTAAGTTCACTTCTTGTAAATGGACTTTCTTCTCCAGTTCCTTGTACTTCTACAAATTCACCATTATCTGTCATAATAACGTTCATGTCCACCTTTGCATTTGAATCTTCTTCATAACAAAGATCAAGTACAGGTTCTCCATTAACTACTCCAACGCTAATTGCAGAAACCATATTCTTAAGTGGAATCTTATTAATTGCCTTTTCTTCATATAATTTATGTAATGCTAATGCTAATGCTACAAAGGCTCCTGTAATAGATGCGGTTCTAGTTCCTCCATCTGCTTGCATAACGTCACAATCTATCCAAACAGTTCTCTCTCCTAAGGCATCCAAATCTACTACGGAGCGTAATGCTCTTCCTATTAACCTTTGAATTTCCTGTGTTCTTCCTTCTACTTTACCTCTACTAGATTCTCTTATCTTTCTAGTTTGGGTAGACCTTGGTAACATGGAGTATTCTGCCGTTACCCATCCAGTTCCTTTTCCTTTTAAAAATGGAGGAACTCTATCTTCTATAGAAGCTGAACATATTACTTTTGTATTTCCCATTTCTATTAAAACAGATCCTTCTGCATATAACAAAAAATCTTTATTAATTTTAGTGGATCTTAATTGATCTATTTCTCTACCATCAAATCTACTCATTTTCATCTTCCTCTCGTTTCCTTTGTCAAATTCAATTTCATAACTATTTTACCATATCTTTTATTTTCTCCTAAACATATATTTTTATTGATTTTTAAATAATTACTTTTTTCCAAAGAAAAAAAGCCAATGAAGTCATTGGCTTTTAATATTCATTAGCAAATGTTGGTACAGCTACGGGCTCCTTATTTTCTTTTACTTCTAATTTCTTACCATCTTTAAAGAGCTTAACTCCCACCACATCTTTATATATTTCCTTTACCGTTAAAGCAAAATATTTGGATACTTTTTGTACAAGTTCCCTATCCTCTTCTATTTCACCAATTTCTTCTGATAAATTAATACATGCAATACTATCATTAATATCTACTCCTATAACTTTAGTGCCAAGGGGAATGTCACTATAAAGTCCACTTCCTGCTGGAGGACCTTCCACTAATGCATCTAAGGCGTTATATAAAGTCACACCTGTTTGGTCTGCCTTATCTAATTCTTTAGTCACAGGAACAAAGTAAGATTCAATTCCGTTTGTAGTACTTTCATAATATACTACAACTTTATCTTCATTCTGATTATTTCCCACATAGTTTATATCTTTTCTACTCATACCGTCAAAGGCTATGTCTGTTCCAAATTCAAATTTACTCACTTCTTTTCCCTCTATCATAAAATCCACCTTATCTATTGTAGGAAATTCTGTCAAAGTATATACTATTGATTTAAGCACTATTTCCTCGTCACTTTTTGAAGTAAGATTTAAAAACTCCTTAGAAAAATTTACTGTACATAATCCATCTTTAATATTCATACCCTTAATTTGTGTATTTGGTGGAATAACAGGTAGTAAACCTAGAGCTTCCATTTCAATTTTATTCTCTTCTGTATCAATGAGTTCTCTAAGTGTTGCCTTTCCAATACCTTCTTCCCAAGGAATTTTTCTCATTACTGGTACTAAAAATCCTTTATCGTCCTTGTAATATAAAACAGTGTTCCTAAGACCTTCATCTTCTACAGCAACCTCTGTACTATCTACTATACTAGAAGATTCTTCATCTTTTAAAAATTTCATTACCATACTTATCGGATTTGTATATATTACTACTCCAACCATCATTACTAGCACTAAAAGTATGGCTAAAATCCTATTCCTCATACAACCCCTCCCTAAAAACTATATATATAAAAAGTATATTAGCTTTTCCCTCAACCTATGTATACTTTTTGTCTCTAGAGACGGATTATTTTAAAATACTATTTTCTTTTCATATAACCGCCACTAATATGTTTAGTATCTTTTATAGTTACAAAGGCATCCTTATCAAACTCATCTAATATTTTGTGTAACTTAAATTGTAAGTTTCTTTTTACTACCATATTTAGTATATGCCTTTTACCATCTCTCCCATTTCCTTCTACCACTGTTACTGCAAAACCTTCGTCTCTTAGGGCTTTTATCATATCTGCTCTATTTCCTTTAGTTATTATCTGATAAGATACATGGCCTAGAGCGATTTTTTGCTCTAACCATATTCCTACTATTTGGCCACTTCCAAATCCCAAAGAATAGGCTATTAAATTTCCAATATTATCAAGTTGACTCATAATCTTTGTTAAAACAGTTATATAAATAAATACCTCCACACAGCCTAGCATGGCTGCTTGAAACTTTTTACCTCTTACTACTAAAATAGTTCTCACTACACTTATGGATACATCTAATATTCTAGCTCCAAATATAATTAAGTATCCTAAAAATAATTCCATTTCCCTTTTAAACCTCCTAAAAGCATTTTTATCTTTTAACCAGATGATTATATATAAATTATTATTAGAAAACAATAGAAAATTATAAATATTTTTGCCTTAAAAAAACAGCTCTCAAAATTTTGAGAGCTGTTTATTCTACATTTTTGAATCAAAATATGCTTTTATACCTTCAAACATGGCCTGAGCAGCCTTTTGTCTATAAGCTTCTGTAGCTATATTGGCTTCTTCTTTACTATTAGATAAGAATCCCATTTCCGTTAATACGGCTGGCATTTTCGTTTCTCTTATTACTACTAGTTTTGGTCTGTGTACAATACCTTTGTCTGGAGCATTTAATACATTTACCATTTTATTTTGCATTATTCTAGCAAAGTTCTTATTATCCCTAAATGGATCATCTCCATTATAAAGAACTTGTACCCCTCGTATATTACTATTTCCATGGGCATTGTAGTGAACACTCACAAAGGCATCTGCATTTAATCCATTTGCTATTTTGGGTCTTTCATAAAGACCCACATAAGTGTCATCTTTTCTAGTTAAATAAGTTTTAAATCCAGCCTCTTGAAGTAATTTTTCAAGTCTTAATGAAGTCTCTAAAGCTGCATCCTTTTCCTTCACCTTGAAAGTAGGACCAATGGCTCCTGGATCCTTACCACCATGACCTGCATCTATTACTATAAGTTTTCCTTTGTACTTAGATTCAGCTATGGCCTTATTAGTAAACTCTAATATTAAAGCATTAGAACTATTATCTAGATAATCTTTATAAGTTATTTTGTCATATAAATATACATTTACATAGTAGTACTTACCATCATCCCTTATACTTATATTCTTAACTATATCATCATACATTTCTAAATCTATAGCTTGAAGATTAGCGTATTCTTTAGGAACGTTTACTGTTAATTTATTCTTAGAGCTATCGTACTTAATTTCACTCTTTACATTTTCCTCTAATTTAATTGTGAATAGTCCTCTTTCTTGAGATTCCTTATAGTAGTTAATAGTATCTAGCGGCTTATTATTTATGTATATTACTACATCATTTTCCTCTGGAGATACAAATATATCATCAGCACTTTGTCCTTCTTCTAAATCTAATACGACCCTAACTATCTTGTCGTCTTTATCATAGTTTATATCCGGTTCAAACTGAGCCATCCTTATGGACTTAAGTCCTGCTTTATTCACATCTATCTTATTAGTATTTACAGCTAATTCTGCATTTAGAATATCCACAACCATCCTATCTCCCAAATTAATAGTATTTATTATTGGATATTCTTGAGTATTAATAACTACTGCATCTATACCTAATTTTTTAGTCACTTTAACATTTTTAACTTTATTGGAGAATTCAATTTTTATTCCCCCTGCTTTTTCGTCATAGTATACTCTATGGGATCTTGGGTGAGATAAATCAATAACTACCCTTGTTACCTCACGGGGCTCCTTTTCAAACAAAGATGCCCTAATAGAAGCTATACCATTGAAATTTATATCCTTTTTCCATAATCCTGTTATGGCAACATTAGAATTTGGTATATCCAATGAAGCATTTGGTATATCTACAACTAATCTATCTTGTCCACCATATTTACTTCCTTCTAAGTATAAATACTTGCTATTTACTTCTCCAGTGGTTTTAATACACACGTAAGAAGTAGCTCCTATTTCATAATAAGAAATATCTTTAATAGATTGCTTTGGACGGTCCACTGTGGCTGTCATGGTCTCGCCTATCCAATTTACTTCCATTCCTAATTGTTCTACTACAAATCTTAAAGGAACCATAGTTCTGTAGTTTCCGTTGTATCCTAAAAGTTTCGCAGGAACATCATTGGGTAATTTTACCTTTTTCCCATTTACATAGGCTGTAGCACTGTCAATTTTTAAAACAATTATTTTGTCCTCAGCTACTATGGTAGCTTCTTGTTTTTCTTGATTCCAAGAAATTTCAGCTCCTAGTTTTTCAACTACGAACCTTATTGGTACTAGAGTTCTACTCTTACCTTTTATAGTGTATAAAATAGATGGCACATCAGTGTAGACATCCTCGCCACCCATTAATAGGTTAACGCCTGCTACTTCCTGAGTTTTTTTGGAGATACCATCTACCACTTCGACCATGCTTCTTTGCTCTTTTTCACCAAAGGAAGCCATGGTCATCGACATGAACACTAAGATAGCTAAAAATACTGATATGATACGTTTCATGGTATGTCCCCCTAATTTAATTTTAGGCATAATTAGTCAATATTTTGTGATATATGTAGTTTTAAATCGACTAATCGCTCCACCTTAAATTGTATACGTTTTTGTGTCGTAATTCAATGTCTCTGAAACATTTGTAATATAGATGTAACTACTTAATAAATTAATCATATTTTTTTAAAGTATAATTAATATTTATTACATTTTTTTCAAGTATAAATTAAATATTATTTCAAATACTATCTTTAGGAGGGGATTAATATGGTAAACATTAATTGCTCTCTAGGTTGCATATATGAAGAAAACGGCAAATGCAATCTAACCCATATTACATTTTCATCCTCAACTCCTCATCCCGAATGCATGTATTTTATTCCCAAAGTAACACCAGTTCCTTCCTCCCATTTATCTAGTAATACATATAAAAAAACCGAGTAACCCTCGGTTTTTTTATATGTATTAAATTATGTCATTGTGAAAACTATTGATAAATAAAAAATAAGGAGATGTGGGGGAAGAATTCCCCTGCCTCCTTAAAGGAGGGGGGGCAGATTGCGTTAGCATACGCCCGCGGGAACCATAGGCTTCCATAACGAATCATAGGTCGTATGACTTTTTATATTTTTGTTATTTATTTTTTACAAGTAAAAACCCCTTCCAAGGAAGGGGTCTAATTTAACTATTTCATATCCATAAATCCGAAGAAGTAGTGACCTAACTTAGTTCTTTGTAAGTTAACTAGGTTCTCTCTTTCTAAGGCTGGTTGAGTATAGTAATTAATTGGCATTACTATCATTTCATCCANCTTAAAGGAGGGGGGGCAGATTGCGTTAGCATACGCCCGCGGGAACCATAGGCTTCCATAACGAATCATAGGTCGTATGACTTTTTATATTTTTGTTATTTATTTTTTACAAGTAAAAACCCCTTCCAAGGAAGGGGTCTAATTTAACTATTTCATATCCATAAATCCGAAGAAGTAGTGACCTAACTTAGTTCTTTGTAAGTTAACTAGGTTCTCTCTTTCTAAGGCTGGTTGAGTATAGTAATTAATTGGCATTACTATCATTTCATCCATCATCATCTTTTCTGCATCGTATAACATTTTAAATCTTTCTTCTCCAGTTGTTGACTTAGCACCTTCAATTAACTTGTCATACTCTTTATTTCTCCATTGAGCATCGTTATTTCCAGAGTAAGATAACCATAAATCTAACATAGTCATAGGATCTGCATAGTCTCCAATCCATCCAGCTCTTGCTATGGAGAAGTTACCATTGTGTCTAGTATCTTGGAATACTGCCCACTCTTGGTTTCTAAGTGTAACATTGATTCCTAAGTTCTTTCTCCACATTTCTTGAACAGCTTCTGCTACTGCCTTATGCTTATCATTAGTATTATATATTACTTCTAGTTCAGGGAAGCCTTCTCCATTTGGATATCCAGCTTCTGCTAATAATTTTTTAGCTTCTTCAACTTGTGCCTTAGTTGGGTCAATACCATAGTCTCCAGCAACTTCTCTGAAATCTTTTCCCTCATGGTCTACTAAGTTTGGAGGAACGAATCCAGTAGCAGGAATCTCTCCACCTAACATTACATTTTCAACGATTTGCTTTCTATCAATAGCTAATGTTAAAGCTTTTCTTACTCTTACATCATTAGTAGGCTCTTTTTCTACGTTGAATATATAGTAGTAAGTTCCCACATATGGATAAATTCTAAATGCAGATTCTTCCTTTTGAAGTCTTGGAATTTCTTGTAGAGGTATTTCAGATTCAACAAAATCAATATCTCCACTCTCATAAGCTGCTAATGAAGTAGATTGGTCTACTATCATTAAAACTTCTGATTTATCAATATTAACTTTATCTGCTTGCCAATAATTTTGATTCTTTTCTAAAACAATCTTATCTCCTAAATGATACTCTGTTAAAATGAATGGTCCATTTGATACGGCAGTTTCAGGGTTAATAGCCCATTTTTCAGGATCCTTATCTACCATATCTTTTCTAGCTGGCATAAAAGTATAGAATGCTGTTAATTCTAAGAAGTACTCTGTAGGAGCAACTAATGTTACTTCTAAAGTCTTCTCGTCTATAACATTAATAGCCACATCGTCTAAGCTTGCCTTTCCTTCATAGGCATCTTGAGCACCTTCTATGTAGAATAATTGGAATGCATATTCAGCTGGTTGTGGAATTAGGTTAGGGTCTAAAGCTCTCTTCCATCCATATTCAAAATCATATGCAGTTATAGGTTGACCATCTGACCACTTAGTATCTCTTAATTTAAATGTATAAGTCTTTCCATCTTCACTTATTTCATAACTTTCAGCTACTGCTGGAACAATCTTTCCATCTACTTCTCTCATTAAACCTTCGAAGGTATTTGTAATAACCATACCTCCATCATGTGCACTATTTTGTTGTGGATCTAGTGTTTTTGGCTCAGAACCAAGATTCCATTTAAATACTTTTTCTACTTTAGCTTCTTCTTTAACTTCCTCTGTTGCAGGTTTGCTACCACATGCTGCAAAAGAAGTTATAACTAGCATGAAGATAAGCATTAGTGATAATGTTTTTTTAAGCACAGTACTCCCTCCCGTTTTTAAAAAATTTTGTTATTTCTGAAAATTATATCATTTTCTCGGCCATTTGTCCAATCCTTGTGGACAAAACTATACCTGATATATATATATGTCCCACTTAAAATTAAATGCCATAAATAATCTTAATGATTTCTTAAGAAATGCAAAAATGCTTTTTCCTCTTAGGGAAAAAGCATTTTTAATTATAATTTTATTTTTAATTAATTCTTTGCATATACAGACTCAGTTACAGTCTCATATCCATTTACTTCCAATTCAATACTATACTCCTTTGGTTCATCAAAGTATTCCCCATTAATTATTAAAAAGAAATCTTTAAAATAGGACCCCTCTTCTATTATGTCATAATTAGAAACATTTT
Encoded here:
- a CDS encoding peptide ABC transporter substrate-binding protein, giving the protein MLKKTLSLMLIFMLVITSFAACGSKPATEEVKEEAKVEKVFKWNLGSEPKTLDPQQNSAHDGGMVITNTFEGLMREVDGKIVPAVAESYEISEDGKTYTFKLRDTKWSDGQPITAYDFEYGWKRALDPNLIPQPAEYAFQLFYIEGAQDAYEGKASLDDVAINVIDEKTLEVTLVAPTEYFLELTAFYTFMPARKDMVDKDPEKWAINPETAVSNGPFILTEYHLGDKIVLEKNQNYWQADKVNIDKSEVLMIVDQSTSLAAYESGDIDFVESEIPLQEIPRLQKEESAFRIYPYVGTYYYIFNVEKEPTNDVRVRKALTLAIDRKQIVENVMLGGEIPATGFVPPNLVDHEGKDFREVAGDYGIDPTKAQVEEAKKLLAEAGYPNGEGFPELEVIYNTNDKHKAVAEAVQEMWRKNLGINVTLRNQEWAVFQDTRHNGNFSIARAGWIGDYADPMTMLDLWLSYSGNNDAQWRNKEYDKLIEGAKSTTGEERFKMLYDAEKMMMDEMIVMPINYYTQPALERENLVNLQRTKLGHYFFGFMDMK